CAATGATCTTCAGTTCTCCGTTTTCGAGACTCATGATAGGAAATATCTTCATCAGATTTCCCAGCATACCAACTGTTGCCTTGACTCTTCCGCTCTTTATGAGATAGCTGAACTCGAGAACAGAAAATCGTATTTTTATTCTTCTGTTCACATCCTCAACGATGCCTTCCAGATCTTCTTCCCCTCTTTCGACCGCTCTCATCAGCTCCAGTAACACATACCCTGCTCCGATCGAGATCTGTTTGGTATCGATCACCTTGAATTCCACGTTCGGGAATTCTTCCTTCAAGCGTTTCACAACGCCACTCATGACACTGTAGAAAGCACTCAATTTCGAGGACAGGTGGACACAGTATATTCTGGTGTAGCCTTCAGAAATTATATCACGCAAAATCTTCTCCATCTCAACTGGAGAAGGAACAGCTGTCCTGAAGTTTTTTGCTTTTCCAAAAAAACTGTAGAAGGTTTCCGAAACCAGATCCACTCCGTCGGTGAATTCCTTGTTTTCAATGTACACCTTTATTCCTACTGTTTTCA
This sequence is a window from Thermotoga sp.. Protein-coding genes within it:
- a CDS encoding DegV family protein, whose protein sequence is MKTVGIKVYIENKEFTDGVDLVSETFYSFFGKAKNFRTAVPSPVEMEKILRDIISEGYTRIYCVHLSSKLSAFYSVMSGVVKRLKEEFPNVEFKVIDTKQISIGAGYVLLELMRAVERGEEDLEGIVEDVNRRIKIRFSVLEFSYLIKSGRVKATVGMLGNLMKIFPIMSLENGELKIIAKKRGLKNVVERIVQDLKTEKPRMLGLAYAGEEMKKTILEIEKRLLDERVKRVDIVRLPPTLAVHSGPKMFGAGILTLE